A window of the Henckelia pumila isolate YLH828 chromosome 3, ASM3356847v2, whole genome shotgun sequence genome harbors these coding sequences:
- the LOC140890499 gene encoding beta-amylase-like codes for MATTIVSSKMGGLPRRMAMNKNGVPSNMNNFELQGVKGMPKFGSQRLSNSTTPQAVVTEAPTAQKVAKKFGNNMLVNYAPIYVMLQLGIVTRENEFPDADKVEKQLMQLKSAGVDGIMVDVWWGIIEAAGPKKYEWGSYKKLFQLVEKCGLRIQAIMSFHQCGGNVGDAVYIPLPEWVLALGESNGDIFYTNRSGNRNPEYLSLGVDNQPLFDGRTAVEIYSDFMASFRENMSEFFDSGTIVDIEVGLGPAGELRYPSYAETQGWKFPGVGEFQCFDKYLKEEFKAAATKVGQEEWELPDDAGTYNDTPDKTVFFGPNGTYLTEKGKFFLTWYSNKLLEHGDQILDEANKVFQGTEVRLAAKVSGIHWWYKDDSHACELTSGYYNVKGRDGYRPIARILSRHYGTLNFTCLEMRNSEQSAEAKSAPEDLVKQVLSGGWTEKIDVGGENALSRYDRTGYNQILLNVRPTGISRTGEIDYKMAQVTYLRSSDELYVGKNFRIFKTFVKKMHADQEYRREMTDMPTLQRSKPKIPIEKILEATKPIEPFRWNEETDTSVGGALADYLDNLFDKVISILN; via the exons ATGGCTACTACTATCGTATCCTCTAAAATGGGGGGATTGCCCAGAAGAATGGCCATGAACAAGAATGGTGTTCCGAGTAATATGAACAACTTCGAGCTTCAGGGGGTTAAGGGTATGCCCAAATTCGGCTCCCAGAGACTGTCGAATAGCACTACTCCTCAGGCCGTTGTTACAGAGGCTCCTACTGCGCAA AAAGTAGCTAAGAAATTCGGCAACAACATGCTCGTAAATTACGCCCCAATCTACGTGATGCTTCAG TTGGGAATCGTGACAAGAGAGAACGAGTTCCCAGACGCGGATAAAGTGGAGAAGCAACTGATGCAACTGAAATCAGCAGGCGTGGATGGGATAATGGTGGATGTGTGGTGGGGTATCATTGAAGCCGCGGGTCCCAAGAAGTACGAATGGGGTTCGTACAAGAAACTGTTCCAGCTTGTGGAGAAATGCGGGTTGAGGATTCAGGCGATAATGTCGTTTCACCAGTGCGGTGGGAATGTTGGGGACGCGGTGTATATCCCGCTGCCGGAGTGGGTACTTGCATTGGGCGAGAGTAATGGAGATATCTTCTATACTAACAGATCTGGGAATAGGAATCCTGAGTATCTGTCGCTTGGTGTGGATAACCAGCCTCTCTTTGATGGGAGAACTGCTGTTGAG ATATACAGTGATTTCATGGCCAGTTTCAGAGAGAACATGTCTGAGTTTTTCGATTCCGGAACGATAGTAGACATTGAGGTAGGACTGGGCCCTGCAGGAGAGCTCAGATATCCTTCTTATGCAGAAACTCAAGGCTGGAAATTCCCTGGAGTCGGAGAATTCCAA TGCTTTGACAAGTACTTGAAAGAAGAATTCAAAGCTGCTGCAACCAAAGTCGGGCAGGAAGAATGGGAGCTCCCAGATGATGCGGGGACTTACAATGACACGCCTGATAAAACGGTTTTCTTTGGACCAAATGGGACTTATTTGACAGAAAAAGGGAAGTTTTTCTTGACATGGTATTCAAATAAGCTGCTCGAACACGGTGATCAGATTCTTGATGAGGCTAACAAAGTTTTCCAGGGAACTGAAGTCAGACTAGCTGCAAAA GTTTCTGGTATCCACTGGTGGTACAAGGATGACAGCCATGCTTGCGAGTTAACATCTGGATACTATAACGTGAAGGGCAGGGATGGATACCGTCCCATTGCCAGGATATTATCTAGACATTATGGAACACTGAATTTCACATGCCTTGAGATGAGAAACTCGGAGCAATCAGCGGAGGCGAAAAGTGCACCTGAAGACCTTGTTAAGCAG GTCTTGAGTGGTGGATGGACTGAAAAAATTGATGTTGGGGGTGAAAATGCTCTCTCAAGGTATGATCGGACGGGCTATAATCAAATACTTTTAAATGTTCGGCCAACCGGCATCAGTAGAACTGGTGAGATAGATTATAAAATGGCCCAAGTGACTTACCTACGTTCATCAGATGAACTATACGTTGGAAAGAATTTCAGGATATTTAAAACATTTGTGAAGAAAATGCATGCTGATCAG gAATATCGTCGTGAGATGACAGACATGCCTACACTGCAGAGATCGAAACCCAAGATTCCGATTGAAAAAATATTGGAAGCCACTAAACCCATTGAGCCATTCCGATGGAACGAAGAAACAGACACCAGTGTTGGGGGAGCCTTGGCAGATTATTTGGACAATCTGTTCGACAAGGTCATCTCTATTCTTAACTAG
- the LOC140890037 gene encoding protein FAR1-RELATED SEQUENCE 5-like, with the protein MASQVGGRENVGFILDDYKNYLRSQRTIDIQMGDTGGVLEYLQQMQSDDPNFFYAIQVDNSDLITNIFWADGQMITDYVYFGDVVCFDTTYRKNKEGRPFALFVGVNHHKQTVIFGAALLYDETAQTFMWLFDTFAKTMHGKTPGTILTNQDTAMAKALTEKWPETYHRLCIWDIYQNAAIHLSNVFSSFNMFAKDFSSCVYDLEEEEEFLVAWEELLNKYNLQSNQWMERLFKIKEKWSLVYGRQRFCADMTTTQRSESMNSVLKKYVSYKNNLLQFFQHFRELIDDRRYEELKADLRTNHSIPILSFPIEILKHAEEDEKVKIEIRYKELCILHNQLVTRAALTEETYELARGLILNVIEEVDTSLGNRGISKECVRLNISKEKQSLENECSDIIVKGLKVKQNTKLKSSKRPKCALEKLKRRRK; encoded by the exons ATGGCTAGTCAAGTTGGTGGACGTGAAAATGTTGGGTTTATTCTTGATGATTACAAAAACTATTTACGTTCACAAAGAACGATAGATATTCAGATGGGAGATACTGGAGGTGTACTTGAATATTTACAACAAATGCAGTCAGATGATCCAAACTTTTTTTATGCGATTCAAGTTGATAATAGTGATCTAATAACTAATATCTTCTGGGCGGATGGACAAATGATAACTGACTACGTGTATTTTGGAGATGTAGTATGCTTTGATACAACATATAGGAAAAATAAAGAAGGAAGACCATTTGCACTCTTCGTCGGTGTCAATCATCACAAGCAAACAGTAATTTTTGGTGCAGCATTATTATATGATGAAACTGCTCAGACTTTCATGTGGCTTTTTGATACTTTTGCTAAAACTATGCATGGAAAAACACCTGGGACTATTCTCACAAATCAAGATACAGCAATGGCAAAAGCTTTGACAGAAAAATGGCCTGAAACTTATCATCGCTTGTGCATTTGGGATATTTATCAAAACGCGGCTATCCATCTTAGTAATGTATTCTCAAGTTTCAACATGTTTGCGAAAGATTTTAGTTCTTGCGTATATGATTTAGAAGAAGAGGAGGAATTTCTTGTAGCATGGGAAGAATTATTGAACAAGTATAATCTTCAAAGCAATCAATGGATGGAGAGGTTGTTTAAGATTAAGGAGAAATGGTCGCTTGTGTATGGAAGACAAAGGTTTTGTGCAGATATGACTACCACTCAAAGAAGCGAGAGCATGAATAGtgttttgaaaaaatatgtAAGTTATAAGAACAATTTGTTGCAGTTTTTTCAACATTTTCGGGAGTTAATTGATGATCGTCGCTATGAAGAGTTGAAAGctgatttgaggacaaatcataGTATTCCAATACTATCTTTTCCTATTGAGATTCTTAAGCATGCA GAAGAAGATGAAAAAGTAAAGATTGAGATACGTTACAAAGAGCTATGCATATTACATAATCAACTAGTAACACGTGCTGCGTTGACTGAAGAAACATATGAGCTTGCAAGAGGTCTTATTCTTAATGTGATTGAGGAAGTTGATACGAGTTTAGGAAACAGAGGAATATCTAAGGAATGTGTACGTCTCAATATAAGCAAGGAAAAACAAAGTTTGGAGAATGAATGCAGTGACATcatagtgaaagggcttaaagttaaacaaaatacaaaattGAAATCCAGCAAACGTCCAAAATGTGCTTTGGAAAAACTCAAAAGACGAAGAAAGTAA
- the LOC140887345 gene encoding 3-epi-6-deoxocathasterone 23-monooxygenase CYP90C1-like isoform X1: MEKLDETERKQRFTIKAFIVKAALIAKKRLLEMVNKIIEKRKISLEKTDGNEKPPVDVIDALIHELGESEETQQHRLPFDFIGGNIIEMMIPGEETVPTAMTLPVKFLTDNPVALAHLVEENMEIKRRKDSSREEYSWNYYMSLTFTQNVISENLRLANIINALWRKALKDVKVKEGYCWTRTAERQLRD; encoded by the exons ATGGAGAAATTGGACGAGACTGAGAGAAAACAAAGATTCACAATCAAAGCATTCATCGTTAAAGCCGCCTTGATC GCCAAGAAGAGATTGCTAGAAATGGTGAATAAAATTATAGAAAAGAGAAAAATTTCTCTGGAGAAAACAGATGGAAATGAGAAGCCTCCAGTCGATGTGATCGATGCTCTAATACATGAGCTTGGAGAATCAGAAGAGACGCAACAGCATCGACTACCATTCGACTTCATTGGTGGGAACATAATCGAGATGATGATTCCCGGAGAGGAGACAGTGCCCACGGCCATGACTCTACCCGTTAAATTCCTTACTGACAATCCTGTTGCCTTAGCCCACTTAGTG GAGGAGAACATGGAAATCAAAAGGAGAAAGGATAGTTCCCGTGAGGAATATTCTTGGAACTATTACATGTCGTTAACATTTACTCAAAAC GTTATCAGTGAAAATTTGAGACTCGCAAATATAATCAATGCATTATGGAGAAAAGCTCTGAAAGATGTCAAAGTAAAAG AGGGATATTGTTGGACAAGAACAGCGGAGAGACAGCTTCGAGATTGA
- the LOC140887345 gene encoding 3-epi-6-deoxocathasterone 23-monooxygenase CYP90C1-like isoform X3, whose translation MVNKIIEKRKISLEKTDGNEKPPVDVIDALIHELGESEETQQHRLPFDFIGGNIIEMMIPGEETVPTAMTLPVKFLTDNPVALAHLVEENMEIKRRKDSSREEYSWNYYMSLTFTQNVISENLRLANIINALWRKALKDVKVKEGYCWTRTAERQLRD comes from the exons ATGGTGAATAAAATTATAGAAAAGAGAAAAATTTCTCTGGAGAAAACAGATGGAAATGAGAAGCCTCCAGTCGATGTGATCGATGCTCTAATACATGAGCTTGGAGAATCAGAAGAGACGCAACAGCATCGACTACCATTCGACTTCATTGGTGGGAACATAATCGAGATGATGATTCCCGGAGAGGAGACAGTGCCCACGGCCATGACTCTACCCGTTAAATTCCTTACTGACAATCCTGTTGCCTTAGCCCACTTAGTG GAGGAGAACATGGAAATCAAAAGGAGAAAGGATAGTTCCCGTGAGGAATATTCTTGGAACTATTACATGTCGTTAACATTTACTCAAAAC GTTATCAGTGAAAATTTGAGACTCGCAAATATAATCAATGCATTATGGAGAAAAGCTCTGAAAGATGTCAAAGTAAAAG AGGGATATTGTTGGACAAGAACAGCGGAGAGACAGCTTCGAGATTGA
- the LOC140887345 gene encoding 3-epi-6-deoxocathasterone 23-monooxygenase CYP90C1-like isoform X2, whose translation MEKLDETERKQRFTIKAFIVKAALIAKKRLLEMVNKIIEKRKISLEKTDGNEKPPVDVIDALIHELGESEETQQHRLPFDFIGGNIIEMMIPGEETVPTAMTLPVKFLTDNPVALAHLVVISENLRLANIINALWRKALKDVKVKEGYCWTRTAERQLRD comes from the exons ATGGAGAAATTGGACGAGACTGAGAGAAAACAAAGATTCACAATCAAAGCATTCATCGTTAAAGCCGCCTTGATC GCCAAGAAGAGATTGCTAGAAATGGTGAATAAAATTATAGAAAAGAGAAAAATTTCTCTGGAGAAAACAGATGGAAATGAGAAGCCTCCAGTCGATGTGATCGATGCTCTAATACATGAGCTTGGAGAATCAGAAGAGACGCAACAGCATCGACTACCATTCGACTTCATTGGTGGGAACATAATCGAGATGATGATTCCCGGAGAGGAGACAGTGCCCACGGCCATGACTCTACCCGTTAAATTCCTTACTGACAATCCTGTTGCCTTAGCCCACTTAGTG GTTATCAGTGAAAATTTGAGACTCGCAAATATAATCAATGCATTATGGAGAAAAGCTCTGAAAGATGTCAAAGTAAAAG AGGGATATTGTTGGACAAGAACAGCGGAGAGACAGCTTCGAGATTGA